A part of Marinicella rhabdoformis genomic DNA contains:
- a CDS encoding YhdP family protein, with protein sequence MTRTGKYHWGFKLWVKARGLIAIAVVFVGVLVGLATLLLPFEGLYKSRLENFLSEQWDLDVSVSEIYGSWKGFGPSFQLKGLVLKGKQTVEVADTNLSLNVYEWLYPGGKTGINLSISQADLAMVQSEKGHNLTINNDKDEAKFTSMVDNILTTGVLSVSELKLNITDDQGNALLTGLKAAFVLEQDDQNRAMSLTVGLEEKPELVVKSIGPKNKQLSKDAQWHVQLSDLDLSQFNELQGGGFLPAVVLNGEAWLKTSGGVIESATAVINWQLLSMSGSLTWVHEGGNQQWISRFKLTELKAANQSFTDINGQLNRDGAYITAKSDNFDLNWLNQLMSAQFSQWPDFEVKGTVVEPKVVYGLSDASWQQGDMLFEIDALTHDDFAFSQIGGEAKWDKQTLDMVIEGREGFFEMPAFIRDQLKWSTLLSQVSISLNKPQQTVSINQFWCNCGDFLADAQGQYWAESQTGADDAKMLQLQAKVEAVEVSALHKYWPHQVWKPKTIEWLDQGLKSGQVTTGYLFQFGQLVPKAFESGLAHFISRAYLDDVGVKFNPEWPEATNLSGAAVFTGLGFDVDVTGAKSQGINMTSADVTMASYKQAYIDLNLAAEAQGNALFEYLNQTPITQNVGLNENMTLSGNQQVSLKFDVPLQKDVKVVPKGRATFKNAGFSTEHLSLSQLNGEVKIDGFDLIIDDMKAELLKNDVEISGVIQTQTSEGVNINVDLVGGLSAAELLAQQQIDLPIHGLSEWIINITNPEAQLHMDLQSDLVGTVVDLPAPLNKKAESSKFFKLSCDLPCSQSVVALNYGNEIVSQLSADVGGLNIERLLFKKPLETSSQEELLGGYIRYLDIDSWLAQVKQWSQLSDEPDANTAAKNLWPLPDKSFSLVVEDMLFMARRFEDVKLDILRLSDGYQIDIDNQSMKGRLVVADDLSTKGVVADFEYLNWKEALVEDLALSAKRAEKFPDLHIYSENFSYLGIPFGELRLEMRNVIDGMRVETMSMVSDVSNIQISGDWVASGAGGLGTSDFSIVMTSEKIASFLQKMEFDAPISNAQTLIQLYASWPGTPSMFDLKNINGTLNLKMGEGEVLDTKPGFGRVLGLFSLTNLPRRLLLDFKDVMAEGLHFDSMEGRFVLNNGYAETDDFLIKASAANIKVRGLTGFADKSYLQTIIVEPQVGKTFPTLGAIAGGAVGAAAGFFVQGLLNKKLKSSNRISYQVTGTWDAPIIEVIEDE encoded by the coding sequence ATGACACGAACCGGCAAATACCATTGGGGTTTTAAACTGTGGGTCAAAGCCCGTGGTTTGATAGCCATTGCCGTTGTGTTTGTGGGTGTCCTGGTCGGATTAGCAACTCTGTTGTTGCCGTTTGAAGGCTTATATAAAAGCCGTCTCGAAAATTTTTTATCTGAACAATGGGATCTTGATGTTTCTGTGTCAGAAATTTATGGGTCTTGGAAAGGCTTTGGCCCCAGTTTTCAGCTCAAAGGGTTGGTGCTAAAGGGTAAGCAAACGGTTGAGGTGGCAGATACCAACCTGTCGTTGAATGTTTATGAGTGGTTATATCCTGGTGGAAAAACAGGCATTAATTTAAGCATCAGTCAAGCTGATTTGGCCATGGTTCAATCAGAGAAGGGTCATAATTTAACCATCAATAATGACAAAGATGAAGCCAAATTCACATCAATGGTCGATAATATTTTAACTACTGGTGTACTCAGTGTGAGCGAGCTTAAGTTGAATATTACTGATGACCAAGGAAATGCTTTACTGACGGGTTTAAAGGCGGCTTTTGTATTAGAACAAGACGATCAAAATCGCGCCATGTCATTGACAGTTGGCCTTGAGGAAAAACCTGAACTTGTGGTTAAGAGTATTGGCCCCAAAAACAAACAATTAAGTAAAGATGCACAGTGGCATGTGCAATTGAGTGACCTCGATTTATCTCAGTTTAACGAATTGCAAGGTGGTGGATTTTTGCCTGCTGTTGTCTTAAATGGTGAAGCATGGTTAAAAACAAGTGGTGGTGTTATTGAGTCTGCTACCGCAGTTATCAACTGGCAGTTGCTGTCCATGTCAGGATCATTAACTTGGGTGCATGAAGGCGGTAATCAACAATGGATCAGTCGTTTTAAATTAACAGAATTGAAAGCGGCCAATCAATCATTCACTGATATTAATGGACAATTGAACAGAGATGGTGCTTACATCACAGCAAAATCTGATAACTTCGACCTGAATTGGTTGAATCAATTGATGTCGGCTCAGTTTTCACAATGGCCTGACTTTGAAGTGAAAGGCACTGTAGTTGAGCCGAAAGTGGTTTATGGTTTGTCAGATGCCAGTTGGCAGCAAGGTGATATGTTGTTTGAAATTGATGCTTTGACTCATGATGATTTTGCATTCTCTCAAATAGGCGGCGAAGCGAAATGGGACAAGCAAACATTAGACATGGTGATTGAAGGCCGTGAAGGTTTTTTTGAAATGCCAGCCTTTATTCGTGATCAGTTGAAGTGGTCCACGCTGTTGTCACAAGTCAGTATTTCGCTCAACAAGCCTCAACAGACGGTGTCAATCAATCAGTTTTGGTGTAATTGCGGTGACTTTCTTGCTGATGCACAAGGACAGTATTGGGCTGAATCACAAACAGGTGCTGATGACGCTAAAATGTTGCAGCTTCAAGCCAAAGTGGAAGCTGTTGAAGTGAGTGCTTTACACAAATATTGGCCACATCAAGTATGGAAGCCAAAAACCATTGAATGGTTAGACCAAGGATTAAAGTCAGGACAAGTAACCACTGGCTATTTGTTTCAATTTGGACAATTGGTGCCGAAAGCTTTTGAAAGTGGATTGGCGCATTTTATTTCCCGTGCATACCTCGATGATGTTGGTGTCAAATTCAACCCCGAATGGCCGGAAGCAACAAACTTAAGTGGTGCGGCTGTTTTTACTGGTTTGGGGTTTGATGTTGATGTCACGGGTGCAAAAAGTCAAGGCATCAACATGACTTCGGCTGATGTCACCATGGCATCGTATAAGCAGGCGTATATTGATTTGAATTTAGCGGCTGAAGCACAAGGTAATGCCTTGTTTGAGTATTTAAATCAGACACCCATCACCCAGAATGTTGGTTTGAATGAAAACATGACACTTTCAGGTAATCAACAGGTGTCATTAAAATTTGATGTCCCGCTACAAAAAGATGTGAAAGTGGTTCCTAAAGGTCGGGCAACGTTTAAAAATGCAGGGTTCAGTACTGAGCATTTGTCATTATCTCAATTAAATGGTGAGGTTAAAATTGATGGCTTTGATTTAATAATCGATGACATGAAGGCTGAGTTGTTAAAAAATGACGTTGAAATTTCAGGTGTTATACAAACACAAACATCAGAAGGAGTGAACATAAATGTGGATTTGGTTGGCGGGTTATCTGCTGCTGAATTGCTGGCTCAACAACAAATTGACTTACCTATTCACGGCTTGTCTGAATGGATCATAAATATCACCAATCCAGAGGCGCAGCTGCACATGGATCTTCAGTCTGATTTGGTGGGTACGGTGGTTGATCTGCCGGCGCCATTGAATAAAAAGGCAGAAAGCAGCAAGTTTTTCAAATTGAGTTGTGACCTGCCATGTAGCCAATCAGTGGTGGCTTTGAATTACGGTAATGAAATTGTCAGTCAATTATCAGCCGATGTTGGCGGATTAAATATTGAACGACTGCTATTTAAAAAGCCACTGGAAACAAGCAGCCAAGAGGAGCTTTTAGGTGGTTACATTCGTTATTTAGACATTGACAGTTGGTTGGCTCAAGTTAAACAGTGGAGCCAACTTAGTGATGAACCAGACGCAAATACAGCTGCGAAAAACCTTTGGCCTTTACCTGATAAATCATTCAGCTTGGTCGTTGAAGACATGTTGTTCATGGCCAGAAGATTTGAAGATGTGAAGCTTGATATTTTGAGGCTGTCAGATGGTTACCAGATAGACATTGACAATCAATCTATGAAAGGTCGATTGGTTGTGGCAGATGACTTAAGCACCAAGGGAGTGGTTGCTGATTTTGAGTACTTGAATTGGAAAGAAGCTCTGGTAGAAGATTTGGCTTTGTCAGCAAAGCGTGCTGAAAAATTCCCAGATTTACATATTTATTCAGAGAATTTTAGTTATCTGGGTATACCTTTTGGTGAGTTGCGTTTAGAAATGAGGAATGTCATTGATGGCATGCGGGTAGAAACCATGTCCATGGTTTCAGATGTCAGTAACATTCAAATATCAGGGGACTGGGTGGCTTCGGGAGCAGGTGGCCTCGGAACATCTGATTTTTCAATTGTCATGACTTCTGAAAAGATTGCTTCTTTTTTACAAAAAATGGAATTTGATGCACCGATCAGTAATGCACAAACATTGATTCAGTTATATGCATCTTGGCCCGGTACGCCATCGATGTTTGATTTGAAAAACATCAATGGTACATTGAACCTGAAAATGGGTGAAGGCGAAGTGTTAGATACCAAACCTGGGTTTGGACGTGTACTCGGATTATTCAGTTTGACCAATTTGCCCAGGCGTTTGTTGTTAGATTTTAAAGATGTGATGGCAGAAGGCTTGCACTTTGATAGCATGGAGGGCCGTTTTGTTTTGAATAATGGTTATGCAGAAACCGATGACTTTTTAATTAAAGCCTCAGCGGCTAATATAAAAGTCAGGGGGTTGACAGGGTTTGCGGACAAAAGCTACCTTCAAACCATCATTGTTGAACCACAAGTTGGAAAGACTTTTCCTACCTTGGGTGCCATTGCAGGAGGTGCCGTAGGTGCTGCTGCCGGCTTTTTTGTTCAAGGTTTATTAAATAAAAAATTAAAATCCAGTAATCGGATCAGTTATCAAGTAACTGGGACTTGGGATGCGCCCATCATTGAGGTCATAGAAGATGAATAA
- a CDS encoding paraquat-inducible protein A, producing the protein MNKKTIANGFYFIFTVLFCAYLAYQAYGYSVAYENQIDSLSQQLDASTNAKSKGKKFLETITFNWYSGYSEEVEALEASKEVSERMDWQAQKHTKLFVAVLVLMLILHIFIKSLWSLWALLLVTSLALVTGWFAPILAIVAYQDLPVLGQTVFQFESKSIVSALHKLYESGQNGVALVIFLFTMVVPVLKTILKAVLLFSQNLHFSKKSISILKAIGKWSMLDVFVIAILVTYFSTKSGGATDATLQIGVYFFVAYVIASMILTSLINGHTNDKFSSQ; encoded by the coding sequence ATGAATAAGAAAACTATAGCCAATGGCTTTTATTTTATTTTTACCGTATTATTTTGTGCCTATTTGGCCTATCAGGCTTATGGTTATTCTGTGGCCTATGAAAACCAGATTGATTCGTTGTCACAGCAGCTTGATGCGAGTACGAATGCCAAAAGTAAAGGTAAGAAATTCTTAGAAACCATCACTTTTAATTGGTATTCAGGCTATTCAGAAGAGGTTGAAGCACTCGAAGCGAGCAAGGAAGTCAGTGAACGCATGGATTGGCAAGCTCAAAAACACACCAAGTTATTTGTGGCTGTTTTGGTTTTGATGCTGATATTACATATTTTTATTAAAAGTTTATGGTCATTATGGGCTTTATTACTGGTAACATCCCTGGCTTTGGTGACAGGTTGGTTTGCACCTATTTTGGCCATTGTTGCCTACCAAGATTTGCCTGTGTTAGGACAAACAGTGTTCCAGTTTGAGTCTAAAAGCATCGTTTCGGCTTTACATAAATTGTATGAATCTGGTCAAAATGGTGTGGCTTTGGTCATCTTTTTGTTTACCATGGTTGTACCGGTGTTGAAAACGATACTTAAAGCGGTGTTGCTATTCAGCCAAAACTTACATTTTTCGAAGAAAAGCATAAGCATACTGAAGGCCATAGGAAAATGGTCCATGTTAGATGTGTTTGTGATAGCCATTTTGGTTACATATTTTTCTACCAAGTCTGGAGGGGCGACAGATGCTACTTTACAGATTGGTGTTTACTTTTTTGTGGCTTATGTAATAGCCTCAATGATTTTAACTTCTCTTATTAATGGACATACGAATGACAAATTCTCAAGTCAGTGA
- the tldD gene encoding metalloprotease TldD, translating to MTNSQVSDYFLNDNGLAVSDLETLLAQAMQTGGDFADLYFQSSRLESWVLENQQVKSGSHSIDRGVGVRVNEGEKTGFAYTDALNLKDISSAVTTARSIARAQADVAGVNLKFNDKSGLYTPEDVLTGTENQAIITLLNEMDVLARKQDVRVKKVICSLVTSQEQVLVAASDGTLATDIRPMVKLSIQVIVSDDKGRMEVGFAGGGGRVLLSKVFEAGFAETFVVQAVKSALINLEAVAAPAGEMPVVLASGWPGVLLHEAVGHGLEGDFNRKGSSAFSGRVGEQVTSSACTIVDSGILPDRRGSLSVDDEGTLSQENVLIENGVLKGYMQDKLNARLMGVKPTGNGRRESFAHLPMPRMTNTYMLAGEYEPDEIISSVEKGLYAVNFSGGQVDITNGKFVFSASEAYLIENGKVTRPVKGATLIGDGPAAMQQVSMVGNDLAFDQGLGVCGKDGQSVPVGIGQPSLKIDKLTVGGTQV from the coding sequence ATGACAAATTCTCAAGTCAGTGATTATTTTTTAAACGACAACGGTTTGGCCGTTTCTGATTTAGAAACTTTATTGGCTCAGGCCATGCAAACGGGCGGCGATTTTGCCGACTTGTATTTTCAGTCTTCCAGGTTGGAATCTTGGGTTTTAGAAAATCAACAAGTTAAATCAGGCAGCCACAGCATTGATAGGGGTGTTGGTGTGCGAGTTAATGAAGGCGAAAAGACTGGCTTTGCTTATACCGATGCTTTGAACTTAAAAGACATTTCATCTGCTGTGACCACGGCTCGCAGTATTGCCAGGGCGCAGGCAGATGTTGCAGGTGTTAATTTAAAGTTCAATGACAAGAGCGGTTTATACACCCCAGAAGATGTATTAACGGGTACAGAAAATCAGGCCATTATAACGTTGTTGAATGAGATGGATGTTTTGGCTCGGAAGCAAGATGTGAGGGTCAAAAAAGTGATATGTTCACTGGTGACTTCTCAAGAACAAGTGCTTGTTGCTGCCAGTGATGGCACGTTGGCGACTGATATCAGACCGATGGTTAAGTTGAGCATCCAAGTGATCGTCTCTGATGACAAAGGTCGTATGGAAGTTGGTTTTGCCGGTGGTGGTGGGCGTGTTTTGTTGTCTAAAGTTTTTGAGGCGGGTTTTGCTGAAACATTTGTTGTCCAAGCGGTTAAATCTGCTTTGATAAATTTAGAAGCAGTGGCAGCACCTGCTGGTGAGATGCCTGTGGTGTTGGCTTCTGGTTGGCCTGGTGTTTTATTACATGAGGCTGTTGGTCACGGTTTAGAAGGAGACTTTAACCGCAAAGGTTCATCTGCTTTTTCAGGGCGGGTGGGGGAGCAAGTGACTTCATCTGCTTGTACCATTGTAGACAGCGGCATCTTGCCTGATCGACGCGGGTCCTTGTCTGTTGATGACGAAGGAACGCTTTCACAAGAAAATGTATTGATTGAAAATGGTGTTCTGAAAGGCTATATGCAAGATAAATTGAATGCCCGCTTGATGGGTGTTAAACCAACGGGTAATGGCAGGCGTGAATCATTTGCTCATTTGCCCATGCCTCGAATGACTAACACATATATGCTGGCAGGTGAATATGAACCTGATGAAATCATATCTTCAGTTGAAAAAGGGCTGTACGCGGTTAATTTTTCTGGTGGTCAGGTAGACATCACCAATGGTAAATTTGTTTTTTCTGCATCAGAAGCTTATTTAATAGAAAATGGTAAAGTTACCAGACCAGTCAAAGGCGCTACGCTGATTGGAGATGGTCCTGCAGCCATGCAACAAGTCAGTATGGTCGGTAATGATTTGGCATTTGATCAAGGTCTGGGCGTGTGTGGTAAAGATGGCCAGAGTGTTCCTGTGGGCATTGGTCAACCCAGCTTAAAGATAGATAAATTGACGGTAGGTGGAACTCAAGTTTAA
- a CDS encoding sensor domain-containing diguanylate cyclase — protein MNHSKQVKGVFFAVLLLVLAAIAVNIQVSSIQSAMRAFVDEEGNWAKAQRSAFQSFISFQHTKDDIHLEEFNRHLSFNKGMITAKKHLDNKAFDQAKSTLTAIGADSYNTDKIVYLSRYFSWLNQSQKAFAIWDNANILVVKLEQLVHDYSSESNPAIKTSILNNINSTQQNMLKAEKDFEQAFINLAKQTDTALSAITAIIFCLLGTVIFVFFKKTMNKITENDELYQATFNKSQLAYVQFKLNGDLIHANPQFLRLINGNHNAIKGLNFFEILRNQGNHGRLISIKNNRKHQDFEFKFSESKNQDSFYKAHTTLIHNYSGTPLYFVAAINDISKEKAQNSALKKLAHKDYLTGLLNKFAFEKHLTIALQNQTNGYLLYMDLNNFKAVNDQAGHQIGDRILENVSSRIKRQLRKDDPLARMGGDEFAVFLENTTLQRAIVIAKNIKDSVGSKPFTHQDNIFNVGVSIGISGLSHNDTSINELINHADQACYHSKSSNKVIVHESLRQRHSA, from the coding sequence ATGAACCATTCGAAGCAAGTTAAAGGTGTTTTTTTTGCTGTATTGCTTTTGGTACTGGCCGCCATTGCTGTCAACATTCAGGTTTCAAGTATTCAGTCAGCCATGAGGGCGTTCGTGGACGAAGAAGGCAATTGGGCCAAAGCACAAAGAAGTGCATTCCAGTCTTTCATCAGCTTTCAGCACACAAAAGACGATATTCATTTAGAAGAATTCAATCGCCATTTGTCATTTAATAAAGGCATGATCACAGCGAAAAAACATTTAGATAACAAAGCCTTTGATCAAGCCAAGTCCACCTTAACTGCCATTGGTGCAGACAGTTACAACACAGACAAAATCGTCTACCTATCCCGTTATTTTTCATGGCTAAATCAAAGCCAAAAAGCATTTGCCATTTGGGACAATGCCAACATCTTGGTCGTTAAACTAGAACAGCTCGTCCATGATTATTCATCAGAATCAAACCCCGCGATTAAAACCTCGATACTCAATAACATCAACAGCACCCAACAAAATATGCTAAAAGCTGAAAAGGATTTTGAACAGGCCTTCATCAATTTAGCCAAACAAACTGACACGGCCTTATCAGCCATCACTGCTATAATCTTTTGCTTATTAGGAACTGTTATTTTTGTTTTTTTTAAAAAAACAATGAACAAAATCACGGAAAATGATGAGTTATATCAAGCCACTTTCAATAAAAGCCAACTTGCTTATGTTCAATTTAAATTGAATGGAGACCTGATTCATGCCAACCCACAGTTTTTACGACTTATTAACGGTAACCACAATGCCATTAAAGGTTTAAATTTTTTTGAAATTCTTAGAAACCAGGGCAACCATGGTCGCTTAATTTCTATAAAAAACAACAGAAAACACCAAGATTTTGAATTTAAATTCAGTGAATCTAAAAACCAAGACAGTTTTTATAAAGCACACACCACTTTGATTCATAATTATTCAGGAACACCGCTGTATTTTGTTGCCGCCATCAACGACATTTCAAAGGAAAAAGCCCAAAACTCTGCGCTTAAAAAGTTAGCACACAAAGATTACTTAACTGGATTACTGAATAAATTTGCATTTGAAAAGCACTTAACCATAGCACTTCAAAATCAGACCAACGGCTATTTACTGTACATGGATTTAAACAATTTTAAAGCTGTCAATGACCAGGCCGGCCACCAAATTGGTGACCGAATTTTAGAAAATGTTTCCTCAAGAATTAAAAGACAGCTTAGAAAAGACGACCCTTTAGCTCGCATGGGCGGCGATGAGTTTGCTGTATTTTTAGAAAATACAACATTACAAAGGGCCATTGTCATTGCCAAGAACATCAAGGACAGTGTTGGCAGTAAACCATTCACTCACCAAGACAATATTTTTAATGTGGGTGTAAGCATTGGTATTTCAGGCTTGTCACACAATGACACATCAATCAATGAATTAATCAACCATGCAGATCAAGCTTGTTACCATTCTAAATCATCTAACAAAGTCATTGTTCATGAAAGCTTACGACAGCGGCACTCTGCATAA
- a CDS encoding sensor domain-containing diguanylate cyclase, whose protein sequence is MQIMLWIMFAVFCISFITFMIIKTHAGVEAFVSSNSHWTLAHTKAKYALDDYFDSHNKSDFKKFEDHIKICLDIRQSLIAFEQGEYKKGISSLQHTSIHPNNMSDMSFLYRFFYNIPQVKQLLYNWKLANQKIYEFHSVAQLTQQAITNKAPKHIIEIHKSKVEKSYNQARPIESSLENAVRQVTTWIGQMTFRLTAIIYILLGLMLYLGIKRALNAFHERDALYHATFHHANVGIIQLSLNGKIQRMNQTFCDMFSVTTKDMKNRNVKDILENHDNHQPQNIDILNTLSPDEPTFSYHFKIKSRKGMLLWLKATITKIFNQQNLALYHIAMIEDISELHAMNEQLKQMAHHDYLTGLSNKFAFENHLSNAVKEGQTGVLFYMDLDKFKVINDTAGHAAGDQALTEVAQVLRLSFKKDDMVARIGGDEFAAFVSNINLQVAEKIKTGITKSIEQHLITYQDQSFHIGISIGLAATDNSTLSSKQLMLQADTAAYESKSQRKA, encoded by the coding sequence ATGCAAATCATGCTGTGGATTATGTTTGCAGTGTTTTGTATCAGCTTCATCACTTTTATGATCATAAAAACCCATGCTGGCGTTGAGGCATTTGTCAGTTCCAATAGCCATTGGACATTGGCACACACCAAAGCAAAATATGCCCTTGACGACTATTTTGACTCTCATAATAAATCTGATTTCAAAAAATTTGAGGATCACATCAAAATTTGCTTAGACATCAGACAGAGCTTGATCGCATTCGAGCAAGGTGAGTATAAAAAAGGCATATCAAGTTTACAGCACACCAGCATCCACCCTAACAACATGTCAGACATGTCGTTTTTGTACCGCTTTTTTTACAACATACCCCAAGTAAAACAGCTGCTTTATAACTGGAAACTGGCCAATCAAAAGATTTATGAATTTCATTCTGTAGCCCAATTAACGCAACAGGCCATCACCAATAAAGCTCCCAAACATATCATAGAGATTCATAAGTCTAAAGTTGAAAAGTCCTATAACCAAGCACGCCCAATAGAAAGTTCATTAGAAAATGCAGTAAGGCAGGTCACTACATGGATAGGTCAAATGACATTCAGGCTTACTGCCATCATTTACATCCTATTGGGGCTGATGTTGTATTTAGGCATTAAAAGAGCACTCAATGCTTTTCATGAACGTGACGCCCTTTATCATGCCACGTTCCACCATGCCAATGTGGGTATCATTCAATTAAGTTTAAACGGAAAAATTCAGAGAATGAATCAAACATTTTGTGACATGTTTTCGGTAACCACAAAAGACATGAAAAACCGAAATGTCAAAGACATACTTGAGAATCACGATAACCACCAACCTCAAAATATTGACATTCTTAACACACTCAGCCCAGATGAACCAACATTCAGCTATCATTTTAAAATCAAAAGCAGGAAAGGAATGCTTTTGTGGTTGAAAGCCACCATCACTAAAATATTCAACCAACAAAACTTGGCGTTATATCACATAGCCATGATTGAAGACATCAGTGAACTCCATGCCATGAATGAACAGTTAAAACAAATGGCACACCATGATTATTTAACGGGGTTATCTAATAAATTTGCATTCGAAAACCACTTGTCAAATGCAGTAAAAGAAGGACAAACTGGCGTGCTGTTTTATATGGACTTAGATAAATTTAAAGTCATTAATGACACAGCGGGCCATGCAGCAGGCGATCAGGCATTGACAGAAGTGGCTCAAGTTTTGCGTTTGAGTTTCAAGAAAGACGACATGGTTGCCAGAATCGGTGGCGATGAATTTGCTGCCTTTGTAAGCAACATCAATTTACAAGTTGCAGAGAAAATAAAAACAGGTATCACCAAATCGATTGAACAGCATTTAATCACCTACCAAGACCAATCTTTTCATATCGGGATCAGCATTGGCTTGGCAGCTACGGATAACAGCACACTGAGCAGCAAACAATTGATGTTACAAGCAGATACTGCAGCCTACGAATCTAAATCCCAAAGAAAAGCCTAG
- the uvrC gene encoding excinuclease ABC subunit UvrC, giving the protein MTFDAKSYIKDLPQAPGIYQMLDINGEIIYVGKARSLKSRVASYFNGKAKDNKTMKLVQSIANMRHHLTRSESEALILENQLIKKHTPKYNVLLKDGKSYPYIYASIGEDSFPRIEFRRGSKKAKGRYFGPYPSAQSVRQTLHFLQKTFKVRQCNNSTFENRSRPCLQHQINRCTAPCVGLVSKEDYKKQLKYSFDFIQGHSNQVVKELISRMEQAAEAQRYEQAGEFRDQIQAIRLIQSKQFVENDLQLNVDVMVAAQQAGVYMVTVATVRNGQLLGYRNHIPSTPKETPLNSFLAAFISLYVENKNMASQLICNLEPENQSELQQTLSELLDQKVSIITRPRGAKRQLLQLAEENCRNALAIKANKFATWQNKWQTWVNEVGLSQAPKRVECFDISHQMGEHTRASCVVFNDEGADKKAYRQYIIENITGGDDYAAMRQVIEKRLASIDKHQLGFPDIFLIDGGKGQVNQALTILAEQNITAISVLGVTKDDNRTAGEERLYLPESSQFIKPEKHGLLSLMIQYIRDEAHRFAITNHRKAFKKSRQTSALENIPGIGQKRRDTILKHFGGMQGLKKSSLEDITKINGISENVALKIYEFLHPAKQ; this is encoded by the coding sequence ATGACGTTTGACGCCAAGTCATATATCAAGGACCTACCCCAAGCACCTGGCATTTATCAAATGTTAGATATTAACGGTGAAATTATTTATGTGGGTAAAGCTAGGTCGTTGAAAAGTCGAGTGGCCAGTTACTTTAATGGTAAAGCCAAAGATAACAAAACAATGAAACTGGTGCAATCTATTGCCAACATGCGGCACCATTTGACACGATCTGAATCTGAAGCCCTGATTTTAGAAAATCAACTGATTAAAAAACATACACCAAAATACAATGTATTACTTAAAGACGGTAAAAGTTACCCTTACATCTATGCATCAATAGGTGAAGATAGTTTTCCCAGAATAGAATTCAGGCGTGGCAGTAAAAAAGCCAAAGGCAGGTACTTTGGCCCTTACCCCAGCGCCCAATCCGTTCGTCAAACCCTACACTTTCTCCAAAAAACCTTTAAAGTCAGGCAATGCAACAACAGCACTTTTGAAAACCGTTCACGCCCCTGTTTACAACACCAAATTAACCGCTGTACTGCACCATGTGTTGGCCTGGTCAGCAAAGAAGACTATAAAAAACAATTAAAGTACAGTTTTGATTTTATCCAAGGTCATTCTAATCAAGTCGTGAAAGAATTGATATCAAGAATGGAACAGGCGGCAGAGGCACAGCGTTACGAACAAGCCGGTGAGTTTCGTGATCAAATTCAAGCCATTCGATTAATTCAATCAAAACAGTTTGTAGAAAATGACCTGCAACTGAATGTAGACGTGATGGTCGCAGCACAACAAGCGGGTGTGTACATGGTTACCGTAGCTACTGTTCGCAACGGGCAGCTGTTAGGCTATCGAAATCATATACCCAGCACACCCAAGGAGACACCACTGAACAGTTTTCTGGCTGCTTTTATCAGTTTGTATGTGGAAAACAAAAACATGGCGTCACAACTGATTTGTAATCTAGAGCCGGAAAACCAAAGCGAACTTCAACAGACGTTAAGTGAATTGTTGGACCAAAAGGTTTCCATCATCACCAGACCACGAGGCGCCAAGCGCCAACTGTTACAATTGGCCGAGGAAAACTGCCGCAATGCATTGGCTATCAAAGCCAATAAATTTGCCACATGGCAAAACAAATGGCAAACCTGGGTAAATGAAGTGGGACTATCACAAGCTCCCAAAAGGGTAGAGTGTTTCGATATCAGCCATCAAATGGGTGAACACACCCGAGCGTCATGTGTCGTGTTTAATGATGAAGGTGCAGATAAAAAGGCATATCGCCAATACATCATTGAGAACATCACAGGTGGTGATGATTATGCAGCCATGAGACAAGTGATTGAAAAAAGACTCGCTTCAATTGATAAACACCAATTAGGTTTTCCAGACATTTTTTTAATCGATGGCGGCAAAGGGCAAGTTAACCAAGCTTTAACCATATTAGCTGAACAAAACATCACTGCCATTTCAGTATTGGGCGTCACTAAAGATGACAACCGCACGGCTGGAGAAGAACGCCTGTATTTACCTGAAAGCAGTCAATTCATCAAACCTGAGAAACATGGACTGTTGTCACTCATGATTCAATACATCAGAGATGAAGCACACCGCTTTGCCATAACCAACCACAGAAAAGCGTTTAAAAAGTCACGTCAAACATCGGCTTTGGAAAACATCCCTGGCATTGGACAAAAAAGAAGGGACACGATATTAAAACATTTTGGCGGTATGCAAGGGTTAAAAAAATCCAGCTTAGAAGACATAACAAAAATCAATGGCATCAGTGAAAATGTTGCATTAAAAATATATGAGTTCCTACACCCAGCCAAACAATAA